ATATGAAAATGCATGTAAGTACATAACAGATAAGGTATTTAAACATGGCTAAGAAAAAAGTATTTTCTATAGGTAGTTCTTTATCAGATGGTTTAGAACAAACTATCGCAGCCGCACACAATTATTCGAGCGATCTGAGAGTAGATGTAATTCCCTTAAGTAAAATTGAGACAGATCCTGACAATCCTAGGGCTCTGCTAATATCTTTAGATGATATTACGAATGGGATTACTAATGATGATCCATTTTTCGAGCAGAAAACTCAAGAGATTGAATCTCTTCAAAGTTTAGCAAACTCCATTAAAGAACAAGGAATCATTAATCCAGTAATCGTATATGAGCATAATGGAAAGTATCGATTAATTGCTGGTGAAAGAAGAACTTTGGCCTCAGGATTGGCGGAAAAAGCTGATATCCAAGCCAAAATTCTGGATGGAAAGCCTGATGAAGTTAAAATCAGAGTTTTACAATGGATTGAAAATATTGAGCGTTCAGATTTATCTTTAGCAGAAAAAATTGATAATTTAGAAAAAATCATTGATGCATATGCAAGACAAAATCAGATCTCATCACGTGAAGTAACTATAACAGATATCAGTCAACTAGTTGGGTGTGTTAAATCACATGCAATGAATTTAAAAACAGTTCTAGAGGCAGATGGTGATATAAAGGAACTTATAGCGAAAAATCAAATT
The sequence above is drawn from the Legionella antarctica genome and encodes:
- a CDS encoding ParB/RepB/Spo0J family partition protein is translated as MAKKKVFSIGSSLSDGLEQTIAAAHNYSSDLRVDVIPLSKIETDPDNPRALLISLDDITNGITNDDPFFEQKTQEIESLQSLANSIKEQGIINPVIVYEHNGKYRLIAGERRTLASGLAEKADIQAKILDGKPDEVKIRVLQWIENIERSDLSLAEKIDNLEKIIDAYARQNQISSREVTITDISQLVGCVKSHAMNLKTVLEADGDIKELIAKNQIRSLEKAAVISNIASINLRKKALDECLNGATLKQLKSYLEKDKLTQKKSSLENIVIQKAGRPTLSVNFGKTPNVRVAEIILKSLITNPDISNLEMEIDNLDFESPKCISDAFKTLVRKLELLHE